One Neisseria sp. Marseille-Q5346 genomic region harbors:
- a CDS encoding 3-deoxy-manno-octulosonate cytidylyltransferase, with product MNDFRHLSREEQKLLADVAKLVREDEQEFNYDMLKIEAPEQASGEFWFRMAEMLSTLPPNQSLDLRMNGGRLTVAVSILSVLLQDNPDIPQLWAQKIIALNYLAHGHQTRAIGLAQQPDKAAEANEEEYLAKALSQNLLSTLKDAIERFPEDAWFIRMRDDAWKHFGPKEAV from the coding sequence ATGAATGATTTCCGCCATTTGAGCCGTGAAGAACAAAAATTGCTTGCCGATGTGGCGAAGCTGGTAAGAGAAGACGAACAAGAATTCAACTATGATATGTTGAAAATAGAAGCGCCGGAGCAGGCCAGCGGCGAGTTTTGGTTCCGTATGGCAGAAATGCTCAGCACTCTGCCGCCCAACCAGTCGTTGGACTTGCGTATGAACGGCGGGCGCTTGACTGTTGCCGTATCGATTTTGTCGGTATTGCTGCAAGACAATCCCGATATTCCGCAGCTTTGGGCGCAAAAAATCATTGCGCTCAACTATTTGGCTCATGGTCATCAAACCCGTGCAATCGGTTTGGCGCAGCAACCCGACAAAGCGGCCGAAGCCAATGAGGAAGAATATTTGGCGAAAGCCTTATCGCAAAACTTGCTTTCCACTTTGAAAGACGCGATAGAGCGATTCCCTGAAGACGCATGGTTTATCAGAATGCGCGACGATGCATGGAAGCATTTCGGCCCGAAAGAGGCCGTCTGA
- the kdsB gene encoding 3-deoxy-manno-octulosonate cytidylyltransferase, translating into MTEFVVLIPARLDSSRLPGKALADIHGKPMVVRVAEQAAKSEAARVVVATDHPDIQTACQAHGVEVVMTSNQHESGTTRLAEAANTLKLPQHLIVVNVQGDEPLIDPELINRTAEVLVENNVQMATAAHELHDFDEFMNPNVVKVILDKNRNAIYFSRAPIPYPRDAMRAEKRELPSETAVLRHIGIYAYRAGFLQRYSEMDVSPLETIESLEQLRVLWHGYPIAVEITQEAPAAGVDTQEDLDRVRVAFKS; encoded by the coding sequence ATGACCGAATTTGTCGTATTGATTCCGGCACGGTTGGATTCTTCACGTCTGCCGGGCAAGGCTTTGGCCGATATTCACGGTAAACCGATGGTTGTACGCGTCGCCGAACAGGCGGCAAAAAGCGAGGCTGCGCGTGTTGTTGTTGCCACCGATCATCCCGATATTCAGACGGCCTGTCAGGCGCACGGTGTCGAAGTGGTCATGACTTCCAATCAACACGAAAGCGGTACAACGCGCCTTGCCGAAGCGGCCAATACGCTGAAACTGCCGCAACATCTGATTGTCGTGAACGTACAAGGCGATGAGCCTTTAATCGACCCAGAGCTCATCAACCGTACGGCTGAAGTTTTGGTTGAAAACAATGTGCAAATGGCGACCGCCGCCCATGAATTGCACGATTTTGACGAGTTTATGAATCCCAATGTCGTCAAAGTCATCCTTGATAAAAACCGCAACGCCATCTATTTCAGCCGCGCCCCGATTCCTTATCCGCGCGACGCCATGCGCGCCGAAAAACGCGAATTACCTTCTGAAACAGCCGTTTTGCGCCATATCGGCATTTATGCCTATCGTGCAGGCTTCCTGCAACGCTATTCGGAAATGGATGTTTCTCCTTTGGAAACCATCGAATCGCTGGAACAGTTGCGCGTCCTGTGGCACGGTTATCCGATTGCTGTTGAAATCACCCAAGAAGCGCCTGCTGCCGGTGTGGATACGCAGGAAGATTTGGACAGAGTACGTGTTGCGTTTAAATCTTAA